In the genome of Leucobacter luti, one region contains:
- the kdpA gene encoding potassium-transporting ATPase subunit KdpA, with the protein MAWVAFLATVATIVLVLAITYRPLGDYMAWVYTSGKDWAVERLLYRVIGVDPRSEQSWQAYLRAVLAFSLVGVLMLYLLQRTQQWLPYSLGLPPVPEGVAFNTAISFVANTNWQAYSPELTVGYTVQLAGLAVQNFVSAATGIAVAIALVRGFAYRRSGTIGNFWVDLIRGSFRILLPISLLGALVLIAGGVVQNFAGFTELSTLSGGTQQVPGGPVASQEVIKLLGTNGGGFFNANSSHPFENPTGWTNLVQVLLILLIPFALPRTLGTLVGDRRQGLAILAVMASLALVSVTALTAFELAGAGTAPALAGGALEGKELRFGIVGSTIFGSASTLTSTGAVNAMHDSFTALGGMMPMLNMMLGEIAPGGVGSGLYGMLIIAIIAVFIAGLLVGRTPEYLGKKIGPREMKLASLYILVMPVLVLVGTALSFTLPGVRDSVVNESIWNPGVHGLSEVIYAFASGANNNGSAFAGLTASTPWFTATIGIAMLLGRFVPIALVLALAGSLAAQDTVPATSGTLQTHRPLFVGLMAGTAVLVTALVFFPILTLGPLAEGLM; encoded by the coding sequence ATGGCCTGGGTCGCATTTCTTGCCACCGTGGCCACGATTGTTCTGGTGCTCGCCATCACCTATCGCCCCCTCGGCGACTACATGGCCTGGGTATACACGAGCGGAAAAGACTGGGCCGTTGAGCGGCTCCTGTACCGAGTCATCGGAGTGGACCCGCGCAGCGAACAGTCCTGGCAGGCCTATCTGCGTGCGGTGCTCGCGTTCTCCCTCGTGGGCGTCCTCATGCTCTACCTGCTGCAGCGGACACAGCAGTGGCTCCCGTACTCGCTCGGCCTGCCGCCGGTTCCCGAAGGCGTCGCGTTCAACACCGCGATCTCTTTTGTCGCGAATACGAACTGGCAGGCTTACTCTCCTGAGTTGACCGTCGGCTACACGGTGCAGCTCGCAGGCCTCGCCGTGCAGAATTTCGTGTCGGCGGCGACCGGGATCGCGGTGGCGATCGCGCTGGTGCGCGGCTTTGCGTACCGTCGTTCCGGCACGATCGGCAACTTCTGGGTCGACCTGATCCGCGGATCATTCCGGATCCTCCTTCCCATCTCACTGCTCGGTGCGCTCGTGTTGATCGCGGGCGGAGTGGTGCAAAACTTCGCTGGCTTCACGGAGCTCTCCACGCTCAGCGGCGGCACGCAGCAGGTGCCGGGCGGGCCGGTTGCCTCCCAGGAAGTGATCAAACTGCTCGGCACGAACGGCGGCGGATTCTTCAACGCGAATTCCTCGCACCCATTCGAGAACCCGACGGGGTGGACGAACCTCGTGCAGGTGCTCCTGATCCTGCTGATTCCCTTCGCGCTCCCACGCACGCTCGGCACGCTCGTCGGAGACCGCCGCCAGGGGCTCGCGATCCTCGCCGTCATGGCGTCGCTGGCACTCGTCTCAGTGACCGCGCTCACGGCATTCGAGCTGGCAGGCGCCGGCACGGCTCCCGCGCTCGCTGGCGGTGCGCTCGAGGGCAAGGAATTGCGGTTCGGGATCGTGGGGTCAACGATCTTCGGCTCTGCCTCGACGCTCACCTCGACGGGCGCCGTCAACGCGATGCACGATTCTTTCACGGCGCTGGGCGGCATGATGCCAATGCTGAACATGATGCTGGGAGAGATCGCACCCGGCGGCGTCGGATCGGGCCTCTACGGCATGCTGATCATCGCGATCATTGCCGTCTTTATCGCCGGCCTGCTCGTCGGCCGTACGCCGGAGTACCTCGGAAAGAAGATCGGCCCGCGCGAGATGAAGCTTGCGAGCCTGTACATCCTTGTAATGCCGGTGCTCGTGCTCGTCGGCACCGCGCTGAGCTTCACTCTGCCGGGGGTGCGCGACAGCGTCGTGAACGAGTCGATCTGGAACCCCGGTGTGCACGGGCTCTCCGAGGTGATTTACGCATTTGCGTCCGGTGCGAACAACAACGGGTCCGCCTTCGCCGGTCTGACCGCGAGTACCCCGTGGTTTACCGCGACGATCGGTATTGCCATGCTCCTCGGCCGGTTCGTTCCGATCGCGCTCGTGCTGGCGCTCGCGGGCTCGCTCGCTGCGCAGGATACGGTGCCAGCGACCTCCGGCACTCTGCAGACGCATCGCCCGTTGTTTGTCGGTCTCATGGCCGGCACCGCGGTGCTTGTCACCGCGCTTGTCTTCTTCCCCATTCTGACGCTGGGTCCCCTGGCTGAAGGGCTGATGTAA
- a CDS encoding helix-turn-helix domain-containing protein, giving the protein MNDAELPECGVARFLMLFDGPWATLIIRELMHGSQRFGELRTELDGISAHTLTNRLRLFESRGIVTRTAYAEIPPRVVYELTPLGLQLRPVLDAMNEWGVTAPVAAFTSEAA; this is encoded by the coding sequence ATGAACGATGCAGAGCTCCCCGAGTGCGGTGTCGCCCGCTTCCTGATGCTGTTTGACGGCCCGTGGGCAACGCTCATCATTCGCGAACTCATGCACGGCTCCCAGCGCTTTGGTGAACTCCGCACTGAGCTCGATGGGATCAGTGCCCACACGTTGACGAACCGACTGCGATTGTTCGAGTCGCGTGGGATCGTGACGCGCACGGCCTATGCGGAGATCCCACCGCGCGTGGTCTATGAGCTGACGCCACTGGGCCTCCAACTGCGTCCGGTGCTCGACGCGATGAACGAGTGGGGCGTCACGGCCCCCGTCGCCGCATTCACCTCGGAAGCGGCCTAG
- a CDS encoding SdrD B-like domain-containing protein: protein MTALLVATGVSAAPAMAATGSVEIEIPGGSEHHNGQPVYVEGKSYTLNIKYSRDAIAAGHTAVISVPKGFSISQAPAENSAVESFELGDGTLTITFKDPIPVANGSIDLDFTVDTLTESSEQVVNWGVNGEQTAQDVIFKKQGDSFATFGNGSRKESNNPGFSGVQIVDGQVVLGADYLTRPIRYSITVDSQDARPVTIADTLATGMTLVPGSFATQTTVWDAQGMNKIVEAEQAIPGYSGTSFSHTFTAAQNSITVLSYEAKITDAAALEQLRTALQAQYDAVADEEGAPFSIELKNSATINGETKSKSIWVGATTPTDPRPDTGAAFLKSSDLSWNTPITVKDDGVTLDPALPVTYTLTADLTKFADFASTKYALNRNVVITDTLPANLQWMLNDDAFISGEYTLVSGVTPEALAGDEYIGSYTLEGQTIRINVGKDTTQSHAVRVKAELVNVAGTTVTEDPSDNPYAKRSFSGIENQAQFAYAASGTQQASTWHQVVTAKDPKSGIDDQNKFSKRTDSKPIVLEPGQTVAQVPFTFTVANGIGDAAKSTIVDHVDHSVLDVSEDTLAQIAASITGNYGGGFTLDETSFDLTLNQANDLVFTPTASFPQGTAWGEASRPLTEGFTFTVQIPTRPIEGKAAISVKNSAEFLGADREIVFTSKTTARAGAGGREIDVTKTVYNPATDEFTTNLRAEVGPDGALVNDEYIYRVQFIPTLGYTNMLFDITDELVKNLEFVGFVDADQVKDGVTVGTGDYRIPGSQVTAKYSAADNRITIAKNQGLEGGTLVEMFFKVRIADFDYGVGVENVIGSDKVTITPTNDFPLDISKLNELDPTGTPITDRDARFELRDSAGQVVLSDLYVVGGKLRMAGPAGGDLVPTVKVPGTYTVHEMKAPAGYVLNRTPVALVVNGDGTSPATKFFNTPRSAVKTVSVGDYVWLDVDGDGVQGTHPDEQPIAGVKLVLTGPTGQPVLGVDGNPVEPQVTDKNGLYEFTDLPALQPGETYTVSIDRDDADTRKALAGLTPTRTGGSDDRAQDSEAWVAISRDDLVNDGDRDPTLDFGFRMKTYAIGDVVWIDANKNGLQDQTESVLPGVTVRLFDAQGALVGETTTDSHGLYVFDELRPGRYRVQFELTEAQAKVYEFTKTGGGNTALDSNAGKDGFSAWIVLNDTNSSLTLDYSYSDLVGGIRATQGIDPTWDAGVIVRELVPGTGTVPPTKTPPVTDPTPGDSLEHPSGVVTLGGLPVTGGAVPWHYALGGAVLLLLGAAALVLRGRRTRGAGN from the coding sequence TTGACCGCACTGCTCGTCGCGACAGGAGTGAGTGCCGCGCCAGCGATGGCCGCGACAGGATCCGTGGAGATCGAGATCCCAGGCGGATCCGAACACCACAACGGCCAGCCGGTCTACGTTGAGGGGAAGTCGTACACGCTCAACATCAAGTACAGCCGCGACGCAATTGCGGCCGGCCACACGGCCGTCATCTCGGTGCCGAAGGGCTTCTCGATTTCCCAGGCACCGGCGGAGAATTCCGCCGTCGAGTCCTTCGAGCTGGGTGACGGCACCCTCACCATCACGTTCAAGGATCCGATCCCCGTGGCGAACGGGAGTATCGACTTGGACTTCACGGTCGATACCCTCACGGAATCCTCCGAGCAGGTGGTGAACTGGGGCGTGAACGGTGAGCAAACCGCGCAGGACGTCATCTTCAAGAAACAGGGCGACAGCTTCGCTACGTTCGGCAACGGGAGCCGCAAGGAGAGCAACAACCCGGGCTTCTCCGGTGTACAGATCGTTGACGGCCAGGTGGTGCTCGGCGCTGACTACCTCACCCGTCCGATCCGCTACTCGATCACTGTGGATTCCCAGGACGCGCGCCCAGTGACGATTGCAGACACGCTGGCAACCGGTATGACCCTGGTCCCAGGATCGTTCGCGACGCAGACCACGGTGTGGGACGCGCAGGGCATGAACAAAATCGTCGAGGCGGAGCAGGCGATCCCTGGCTACTCGGGCACCTCGTTCAGCCACACCTTTACTGCCGCGCAGAACTCGATCACGGTGCTGAGCTACGAAGCGAAGATCACCGATGCGGCGGCGCTTGAGCAACTCCGCACCGCACTGCAAGCCCAGTACGATGCTGTCGCAGATGAGGAGGGTGCGCCCTTCTCGATCGAGCTGAAGAACTCGGCAACGATCAACGGGGAGACGAAGTCCAAGAGCATCTGGGTGGGGGCCACCACCCCAACAGACCCGCGACCCGACACCGGCGCCGCGTTTCTGAAGAGCTCCGATCTCAGCTGGAACACGCCGATCACGGTGAAGGACGACGGGGTGACACTTGACCCGGCCCTCCCCGTGACCTACACGCTCACGGCTGATCTCACGAAGTTCGCGGACTTTGCCTCGACCAAGTACGCGCTGAACCGCAACGTCGTCATCACGGACACGCTGCCGGCGAACCTGCAGTGGATGCTGAACGATGACGCGTTCATCTCGGGCGAGTACACGCTCGTCTCAGGGGTGACGCCCGAGGCGTTGGCCGGCGATGAATACATCGGCTCGTACACGCTTGAGGGCCAGACAATCCGGATCAATGTCGGCAAAGACACCACCCAGTCGCACGCCGTGCGCGTGAAAGCCGAGCTCGTCAACGTCGCTGGCACGACGGTGACCGAGGATCCGAGCGACAACCCGTATGCGAAGCGCTCGTTCTCTGGCATTGAGAACCAGGCGCAGTTCGCGTATGCGGCTAGCGGCACGCAGCAGGCGAGCACCTGGCACCAGGTCGTGACGGCGAAGGATCCGAAGTCCGGAATCGACGATCAGAACAAGTTCAGCAAGCGCACCGACTCGAAGCCGATCGTGCTCGAGCCGGGTCAGACTGTCGCTCAGGTACCGTTTACTTTCACCGTTGCCAACGGGATCGGTGACGCGGCGAAGTCCACGATCGTTGATCACGTCGATCACTCAGTGCTCGACGTCTCCGAAGACACGCTGGCGCAGATCGCAGCGTCGATCACGGGCAACTACGGCGGGGGCTTCACGCTCGATGAGACCAGTTTCGATCTGACGTTGAACCAGGCGAACGATCTCGTCTTCACCCCCACTGCCAGCTTCCCGCAGGGCACAGCGTGGGGCGAGGCGAGCCGCCCGCTCACCGAGGGCTTTACGTTCACCGTGCAGATCCCGACTCGACCCATCGAGGGGAAGGCCGCGATCTCGGTGAAGAACAGCGCGGAGTTCCTTGGCGCGGATCGCGAGATCGTATTCACGTCGAAGACGACCGCGCGTGCTGGCGCTGGCGGCCGCGAGATTGACGTGACGAAGACGGTGTACAACCCGGCCACAGACGAGTTCACCACGAATCTCCGTGCTGAGGTGGGCCCAGACGGTGCCCTCGTGAACGATGAGTACATCTATCGTGTGCAGTTCATCCCGACGCTCGGGTACACGAACATGCTGTTCGACATCACGGATGAGCTGGTCAAGAACCTTGAGTTCGTTGGTTTTGTCGACGCGGATCAGGTGAAAGACGGCGTGACAGTCGGCACGGGTGACTACCGGATTCCCGGGAGCCAAGTCACTGCGAAGTACAGCGCCGCTGACAACCGGATCACGATCGCGAAGAACCAGGGACTCGAGGGCGGCACGCTTGTCGAGATGTTCTTCAAGGTGCGGATCGCTGACTTTGACTACGGCGTTGGGGTGGAAAACGTTATCGGCTCGGACAAGGTGACGATCACCCCGACCAACGATTTCCCGCTCGACATCTCGAAGCTCAACGAGCTCGATCCCACGGGTACGCCGATCACAGACCGCGATGCGCGCTTCGAGCTCCGCGACTCGGCTGGCCAGGTCGTGCTCTCGGATCTCTACGTTGTCGGCGGCAAGCTGCGTATGGCCGGTCCGGCTGGCGGCGACTTGGTGCCAACGGTCAAGGTACCTGGCACGTACACCGTGCATGAGATGAAGGCCCCAGCGGGGTACGTGCTGAATCGCACTCCGGTCGCGCTCGTGGTGAATGGCGACGGCACCTCGCCGGCCACCAAGTTCTTCAACACCCCGCGCAGCGCGGTGAAGACGGTCTCGGTGGGCGATTACGTGTGGCTCGACGTTGATGGTGATGGTGTGCAGGGTACGCACCCTGACGAGCAGCCGATCGCTGGCGTCAAGCTCGTGCTGACCGGGCCGACGGGCCAGCCGGTGCTGGGCGTTGACGGCAATCCGGTTGAGCCGCAGGTGACCGACAAGAACGGCTTGTACGAGTTCACTGATCTGCCAGCGCTGCAGCCGGGCGAGACCTACACGGTTTCGATCGACCGCGACGATGCTGATACGCGGAAGGCGCTCGCGGGCCTGACTCCGACACGGACCGGTGGCAGCGATGATCGTGCCCAGGACTCAGAAGCATGGGTCGCCATCTCGCGCGATGACCTGGTGAATGACGGGGATCGCGACCCCACGCTCGATTTCGGGTTCCGCATGAAGACCTATGCGATCGGCGATGTGGTCTGGATTGACGCGAACAAGAATGGCCTGCAGGATCAGACGGAATCCGTCCTCCCCGGGGTCACCGTCCGTCTGTTCGACGCGCAGGGTGCGCTCGTCGGCGAAACGACGACCGACTCGCACGGGTTGTACGTCTTCGACGAGCTACGCCCTGGCCGCTACCGGGTGCAGTTTGAACTCACTGAGGCGCAGGCGAAAGTGTACGAGTTCACGAAGACGGGCGGCGGGAACACGGCGCTCGATTCCAACGCGGGCAAGGATGGCTTCAGTGCCTGGATCGTGCTCAACGACACGAACTCGAGTCTCACGCTCGACTACTCCTACTCAGACCTTGTGGGCGGGATTCGGGCGACACAGGGGATCGACCCCACGTGGGACGCCGGAGTAATCGTGCGGGAGCTGGTTCCTGGGACGGGCACGGTCCCACCGACGAAGACGCCACCTGTCACGGACCCGACGCCTGGTGACTCGCTCGAGCATCCGAGTGGAGTGGTGACTCTGGGAGGCCTCCCCGTTACGGGTGGCGCAGTCCCATGGCACTACGCGCTGGGCGGGGCTGTGCTGCTCCTGCTGGGCGCCGCGGCACTTGTCTTGCGCGGCCGTCGCACGCGGGGAGCAGGCAACTAG
- a CDS encoding potassium-transporting ATPase subunit F — protein MIVFETLAVVLGLAAIAYLVFALVKPERF, from the coding sequence GTGATCGTCTTCGAAACCCTCGCCGTAGTGCTCGGCCTCGCAGCCATCGCCTACCTCGTGTTCGCGCTCGTGAAGCCGGAGCGGTTCTGA
- a CDS encoding SDR family oxidoreductase encodes MTILVHGATGAQGSPVLSALQAAGVPAVAAVRNTQSVPDGVASVSIDLADPEALTAAYADATGVFVHLPMGPPEQTRAQAEAIAQAITDARPARVVISTSGVIVDEPGSPLQAPADHPLVTLIDAVAASGVSYAVVAPRLYLENLLLPVVHGPARETGILRYPLPAAYPVSWSSHRDVAEVVVRLLTDPAVTGTVAVGHLPGLEGADLAAAFAAQLGREVRFEGITPEQFGELITPIFGPAAAPVVALYEALNAQDRNTISAESSAQQRLGLTPRSVTQWLREVGQ; translated from the coding sequence ATGACGATTCTCGTACACGGCGCCACTGGCGCTCAAGGCTCACCCGTTCTCTCCGCGCTGCAGGCCGCAGGCGTCCCCGCGGTCGCCGCGGTCCGCAACACCCAGTCGGTCCCTGATGGCGTCGCCAGCGTCTCAATTGACCTCGCCGACCCGGAGGCGCTCACCGCAGCATACGCCGACGCAACTGGCGTCTTCGTGCACCTCCCGATGGGGCCGCCCGAGCAGACACGGGCGCAGGCCGAGGCCATCGCGCAGGCCATCACGGACGCACGCCCAGCCCGCGTGGTGATCTCGACCAGCGGGGTCATCGTCGATGAGCCTGGCTCGCCGCTGCAGGCCCCGGCGGACCACCCGCTCGTCACGCTGATCGACGCCGTGGCAGCTTCCGGCGTCTCCTACGCCGTTGTTGCGCCCCGGCTCTACCTCGAGAATCTGCTCCTCCCGGTCGTGCACGGACCGGCCCGTGAGACAGGGATCCTGCGCTACCCGTTGCCTGCCGCGTACCCGGTGTCGTGGAGTTCCCACCGTGATGTCGCCGAGGTTGTGGTGCGACTTCTCACCGACCCGGCCGTGACCGGGACCGTGGCAGTGGGCCACCTGCCCGGTCTGGAAGGCGCCGATCTTGCCGCAGCATTCGCGGCGCAGCTCGGCCGTGAGGTGCGCTTCGAGGGCATCACGCCGGAGCAGTTTGGGGAGCTCATTACGCCCATCTTTGGGCCGGCCGCCGCTCCCGTCGTCGCCCTCTACGAGGCGCTCAATGCGCAGGATCGCAACACGATTTCGGCCGAATCGAGTGCGCAGCAGCGACTCGGACTCACCCCGCGGTCCGTCACCCAGTGGCTGCGTGAAGTCGGGCAATAG
- a CDS encoding glycerate kinase, whose translation MSIAAPIVVVAPDSLKGSCTAGEAAAALARGVRAVLGPTATVREVPLADGGEGTLDALIAAWDGRIVSIPTTDALGRAAIGRLGLHAPPPAAASVRAGALAIIETADANGLLAVSDVPQQALDADSFGVGTLVLAALDAGADELLLCLGGSATSDGGAGLLRALGARLLNAAGADIAPGARGLTELTTIDLTGLDQRARAASWRIACDVENPLTGPRGAAAVFGPQKGATEDEVVHIDAGIVRLTDALAPHSPLRPDELRAQPGLGAAGGLALGPVALMGATLVPGAELVSTAVGLPAALADATLIITGEGRFDRQSFDGKVVSRVISDAPPGTPVVVIAGSVALSGAELRAKGVTAAFSIAPGPATLSELQSNCVELLSEAAARVCGVFIARG comes from the coding sequence GTGAGCATCGCAGCCCCAATCGTCGTCGTCGCCCCAGATTCTCTGAAGGGAAGCTGCACCGCGGGTGAAGCCGCGGCCGCCCTGGCGCGCGGGGTGCGGGCAGTGCTCGGGCCGACCGCCACCGTGCGAGAAGTGCCTCTGGCCGACGGTGGCGAGGGCACACTCGACGCACTGATTGCCGCCTGGGACGGGCGTATCGTCTCAATCCCCACCACCGATGCGCTCGGGCGTGCCGCTATCGGTCGGCTTGGACTCCACGCGCCTCCGCCTGCTGCGGCGAGTGTGCGGGCAGGTGCGCTCGCGATCATCGAGACAGCGGACGCCAACGGGCTCCTCGCGGTGTCAGATGTTCCGCAGCAGGCACTCGACGCAGACTCCTTCGGTGTCGGCACACTCGTCTTGGCCGCACTCGACGCCGGGGCCGATGAATTGCTGCTGTGCCTGGGCGGCTCTGCGACCAGTGACGGGGGCGCCGGCCTGCTTCGCGCGCTGGGTGCACGTCTCCTCAATGCGGCTGGGGCCGATATTGCCCCCGGCGCGCGCGGCCTCACTGAGCTGACGACGATCGATCTCACCGGTCTCGACCAGCGTGCGCGTGCGGCATCCTGGCGCATTGCCTGTGATGTTGAGAATCCACTGACGGGGCCGCGCGGTGCCGCTGCCGTCTTCGGCCCGCAAAAGGGGGCAACCGAGGACGAGGTGGTCCACATCGATGCGGGGATCGTTCGACTCACGGATGCTCTGGCGCCGCACAGCCCACTCCGTCCGGACGAGTTGCGCGCACAGCCCGGGCTCGGAGCAGCTGGCGGCCTTGCGCTCGGTCCGGTCGCGCTCATGGGGGCAACGCTCGTTCCCGGTGCCGAGCTGGTGAGCACCGCTGTCGGGCTGCCAGCGGCCCTCGCAGACGCGACGCTCATCATTACGGGGGAAGGCCGCTTCGACCGCCAGTCCTTCGACGGGAAAGTAGTCTCGCGGGTCATCTCGGATGCCCCTCCCGGCACCCCCGTCGTGGTGATCGCCGGATCAGTCGCGCTTTCTGGGGCCGAGCTCCGGGCAAAGGGCGTCACCGCGGCCTTCTCGATCGCGCCCGGCCCCGCAACGCTCTCCGAGCTTCAATCGAATTGCGTTGAGCTGCTCAGCGAGGCAGCCGCACGAGTGTGTGGAGTGTTCATCGCGCGTGGCTGA
- a CDS encoding isoprenylcysteine carboxylmethyltransferase family protein translates to MENASPRAAGPWFLRDRRVARGYFAVQAAAGALWWIGVFTLDGVRLATLGGLDPVLVFWLDLPLFVCASALAAAGIRSASAGVACWSVLVTVGMVIYATVTGLAGWGALVMLAAAVGSTGAALILWVGRVPSEWLISGPFAFRTARVTKRASLLWLTAAQTSVFWVLFLGVFPAAIVLLERRWDLAITFPPALRLIGIVLFLAGSVLGIWSAVTMATRGRGTPLPAAMTTELVIAGPFRFVRNPMALGSITQGIAVGLMAGSWLIVLYALAGALIWDWLIRPHEEANLSVRFDEAFERYRRAVRCWIPTWRRIPSGPATTRAARNP, encoded by the coding sequence ATGGAAAACGCGTCGCCCCGGGCAGCTGGTCCGTGGTTCCTGCGTGACCGCCGCGTCGCACGAGGGTACTTTGCGGTGCAGGCCGCGGCGGGGGCGCTGTGGTGGATCGGAGTATTCACCCTCGACGGGGTGCGTCTGGCAACGCTCGGCGGGCTCGATCCCGTGCTCGTCTTCTGGCTCGATCTGCCGCTGTTCGTGTGTGCGTCAGCTCTTGCAGCTGCGGGGATTCGCAGCGCCAGCGCCGGTGTTGCATGCTGGTCCGTGCTCGTCACGGTCGGGATGGTGATCTACGCCACCGTCACCGGCCTCGCCGGCTGGGGCGCGCTCGTGATGCTGGCCGCGGCCGTCGGCAGCACCGGCGCAGCACTCATCCTCTGGGTCGGCCGTGTGCCGAGCGAGTGGCTGATCTCCGGCCCATTTGCATTCCGAACTGCACGCGTAACGAAGCGTGCTTCTCTGCTCTGGCTCACCGCGGCCCAGACCAGCGTATTCTGGGTCCTGTTTCTCGGTGTCTTCCCCGCGGCGATCGTGCTGCTCGAACGCCGGTGGGACCTCGCCATCACATTCCCCCCAGCTCTGCGGCTGATCGGAATCGTGCTGTTTCTCGCGGGCAGTGTGCTCGGAATCTGGTCCGCCGTCACGATGGCAACCCGCGGCCGCGGCACACCGCTCCCCGCCGCAATGACGACTGAGCTCGTGATCGCGGGCCCATTCCGTTTCGTGCGCAATCCGATGGCACTGGGCAGCATCACCCAGGGCATTGCCGTGGGGCTCATGGCCGGTTCCTGGCTCATCGTGCTCTACGCGCTCGCCGGCGCACTCATCTGGGACTGGCTCATCCGCCCCCACGAGGAAGCGAATCTCAGCGTACGTTTTGACGAAGCCTTCGAGCGCTACCGCCGTGCGGTGCGGTGCTGGATCCCGACGTGGCGCAGGATCCCGTCCGGGCCAGCTACCACGCGTGCGGCTCGTAATCCTTGA
- a CDS encoding GNAT family N-acetyltransferase, whose translation MPVLTTAHLSLREMTRDDMPALRAILQDPETMVAYEGALADSEVGAWLTKNLTRYATDGFGLWAVELRSSGEVIGQCGITWQEIAGERVLEVGYLFNRAHWHLGYATEAAAACLDYAFETLLAHRVYAQVRDTNTASARVAERLGMTARTRFVKHYRGVEMPHIAFAIDRPGPEAG comes from the coding sequence ATGCCAGTACTCACGACTGCCCACCTGTCGCTTCGGGAGATGACGCGCGATGATATGCCGGCGCTGCGCGCGATCCTGCAGGATCCCGAGACGATGGTGGCATATGAGGGGGCGCTCGCTGACTCGGAGGTCGGGGCGTGGCTCACCAAAAACCTCACGCGATACGCCACCGATGGATTCGGGCTCTGGGCGGTGGAATTGCGCAGCAGCGGCGAGGTCATCGGGCAGTGCGGCATCACCTGGCAGGAGATCGCGGGCGAGCGGGTGCTCGAAGTGGGGTACCTCTTCAACCGGGCGCACTGGCACCTCGGGTACGCGACGGAAGCCGCTGCAGCGTGCCTTGACTACGCGTTCGAAACGCTTCTTGCCCATCGCGTCTACGCGCAGGTCCGCGACACGAACACTGCGTCCGCCAGAGTGGCCGAACGGCTGGGGATGACTGCGCGCACGCGCTTCGTGAAGCACTACCGCGGAGTGGAGATGCCCCACATTGCCTTCGCGATCGATCGTCCAGGGCCCGAGGCAGGCTGA
- a CDS encoding FUSC family protein, which produces MAQTVVAALAAGALALGLGQGHAYWAVVSAVAVIPPPGAPHSVSRALHRVVGTLGGVVIAAAVLLPDPPPLLLIGVIALCQLLAEVLIGRSYGIALLFVTPLALAVVQLVTPQPVTGMLVDRVLATALGAAVSVVLVLAVRWVARRRARPLPR; this is translated from the coding sequence GTGGCGCAGACCGTCGTGGCCGCGCTCGCCGCCGGTGCGCTGGCGCTGGGCCTTGGCCAGGGCCACGCGTACTGGGCGGTGGTCAGCGCCGTCGCGGTGATTCCGCCGCCGGGTGCGCCGCACTCGGTATCGCGCGCGCTGCACCGGGTGGTCGGCACGCTCGGCGGGGTCGTCATTGCCGCGGCCGTGCTGCTGCCGGATCCACCGCCCCTGCTCCTGATCGGGGTCATTGCGCTGTGTCAGCTCCTCGCGGAGGTGCTGATCGGCCGCAGCTACGGGATCGCGCTGCTGTTCGTGACCCCGCTCGCGCTCGCCGTGGTGCAGCTTGTGACCCCGCAGCCGGTGACAGGCATGCTTGTGGATCGCGTGCTGGCGACTGCGCTCGGTGCTGCCGTGAGCGTGGTGCTGGTGCTGGCCGTGCGGTGGGTGGCGCGGCGGAGAGCTAGGCCGCTTCCGAGGTGA